The genomic region GGCGGCGGTCCGTGGCTGGGCGTGGAGTCGATCTTCCCGGGGCTGGCGGCGTCGGCTGCCGTGATGCTGACGGAAAAGGGGGCCGCTCCCGCGGGAACGGCCCCCTGATCGTCCGGTCTGTCTCCCGTCACGCCGGCTTGTGCACCATCAGCTGCGGGAAGGGGATCTCGATGCCGTCGCGGTCGAAGGCGCCCTTGACGGCCCGGTTGAAGTCGAACTTCACGCCCCAGTAGTCCTCCTTCCTGCACCAGGGACGGACCACGAAGTTGACGCTCGAGTCGGCCAGCTCGCCGACCGCGATCTGGGGCGCGGGGTCACGCAGGACGCGCGCATCGTCGTCGAGCAGTCCCTGCATGATCCGCATGGCCTTGGGGATGTCCGAGCCGTAGCCGATGCCCACGACCATGTCCACGCGGCGCGTGTCCTCGGCGGTGATGTTCTTGATGGTGTCGCCGAAGATCTTGCTGTTGGGCACGATGATCTTGATGTTGTCCGGCGAGTGCACGACGGTCGTGAAGAGGTTCATCTCCCTGACCGTGCCGGCGGCGCCGCCCGCATCGACGAAATCGCCGATCCTGAAGGGCCGGAACACCAGCAGCATGACGCCCGCGGCGAAGTTGCTCAGCGAACCCTGCAGGGCGAAGCCGACTGCGAAGCCCGCGGCGCCCAGCACGGCCACCAGCGAGGCCGTCTCCACGCCGAAGTTCTTCAGCGCCGAGATCACCGTGAAGACGATGATGCCGTAGTAGGCCAGGCTGTCCAGGAACGAGACGATGGCCCGGTCGACATCGGTCCTGCCCAGCGCCTTGCGCACCAGTTTGCGCGCCCAGCCGGCCACGATGCGGCCGACGATCAGGACCGCGATCGCGCCCACGACCTCGATGCCGTAGCCGGTGGCGAAGTCCACCAGCGCATCGAGGATCTTGTCAGTGTTCTCCATGAATCATCCCTCCGCTACGGGACTAGAACAGCTTGTAGGTCACGCCGAAGCCGAAGAGCTCGCGGTAGCGCGCCTTGCTGACGATCTCCTCGTCGTAGAGCACCTCGAAGAACAGCGTGGCCTGGATGTACTTGGAGACGGCCGCCGAGAAGGTGGTCTCCCAGGCCATGTCGACGCCCTTCCAGTCGTCCTGGCCGGGCAGGCCGGCCAGGTCGTCGCTGGCGCTGCTGGTCACCGCCTGGAAGACGCGCAGCTTGGAGACGGCCTTGAGGTTCTCGCTGAAGGTGTGCGACAGGTCGCTGACCCACTCCACGCCGGCGTCGTTGACGGTCTTCACGCCGTGGGCCATGCGCTGGCGGGCGGCGAAACCGACGCGCGTCAGCAGCTCGGTCCGCTCGTCCTTGACCAGCGTGCGCCCGACGCCAGACGACTCGGTCAGCAGGGCCGGCGCGAGGAGGTTGTTGCCGCCGTCGTGGAACTGGCTCTCCACGGTGAACGCGGCGTAGGGCGTGATCGGATGCTCGACGCCGAAGCGCATGAGCGATTCCAGGAAGACGCGGTCGGTGGACTTCAGGGGCCGGGCCCAGGCCTTGCCGCCGTCGGCCTCCTTCTCCTGGTGGGTCTGGCCGTACTTCAGCTTGAGCGTGTTCTTCCAGTTGGTGGACGCGGACATGTTCCTGGCCGCCACCATGTCCGCATTGAAGGTCCAGGTCATGGTGCCCAGCTCGGAGCCGGCCCACTCGTCGCTGTAGCTGCTCTGGCTGAAGAGCAGACCGAGGTCGGCGGTCTTCTCCCACGCCCCGGCGTTCGCGGCGGCTGCCGCGGCCAGCACGGCGACGCAGACGATCGCTTTTCTCCGCATGTTTGCACTCTCCTCATGTTGACGATTCCGTGTCGTATCCAAGGTGCGACGGCGCCGATACTAAACACGGGCGCGCGTCGTCGCAAGCGTCCGGTGGTTCAGGATCGGCGGCCGCCACGTATCCAGACAGCTTGGTACGTCGATTGGTCACGCGCGAATGCAGGATCGTCGATGAGCTCTGGCGTCATGCGCCGACGAGGCGTTGGGATATCATCTCCAGCCGCCCCAGCGGCTCCTCCCCCGGCAATCCCCGCCACGCCGCCAGCAACGCGGCAAGGTGCCGCACCCCCAGCGGCACGTGGTCGCGGAAGGCGCTCTTGCCCTTGACGCCGGCGAGGAAACCGAAGGCGCCCAGGGCCTGCATCACCCTCTGGAGGCCGGCGGCGGTGATGTCGCGTGCGAAGGCCGCCGGCGCCGGCCGGCCGGCAACCGCGGCGGCTCGGCGGTAGTAATCGAGCAACGCCTCGCGGTTGGCATCGCCGAGGTCGACGTAGGCGTCGCGCAGCAGGGACATCAGGTCGTAGGCGTAAGGCCCGCGGCGCGCGCCCTGGAAATCGACGAGGCGGGCCCGGCCGTCCCGCAGCAGGATGTTCTGCGACTGGAAGTCGCGGTGCATTAATACCACGGGCTGGGAGAGCACGGCCGCGCCCACGCGCGCGAGATCGTCGTCGAGACCCGCGAGATCCGCCGGGGACAGTCCCGCCTCGCCGAGCAGGAAGCGCTCGCGGAAGTAGTCGTGCTCCCAGCCGACGACCTCGGCGTCGAAGACGCGCGCCGCGGCGGCGGGGCCGCGCGCCAGCGCGTCCGTCCCCGCCGTCTGCAGCAAGACGAGCAGGTCCAGGGCGCGCCGGTAGGGATCGAGCAGATACGCCGGCCCGGCGCGGGCGAGGC from bacterium harbors:
- a CDS encoding mechanosensitive ion channel, which gives rise to MENTDKILDALVDFATGYGIEVVGAIAVLIVGRIVAGWARKLVRKALGRTDVDRAIVSFLDSLAYYGIIVFTVISALKNFGVETASLVAVLGAAGFAVGFALQGSLSNFAAGVMLLVFRPFRIGDFVDAGGAAGTVREMNLFTTVVHSPDNIKIIVPNSKIFGDTIKNITAEDTRRVDMVVGIGYGSDIPKAMRIMQGLLDDDARVLRDPAPQIAVGELADSSVNFVVRPWCRKEDYWGVKFDFNRAVKGAFDRDGIEIPFPQLMVHKPA
- a CDS encoding DUF3078 domain-containing protein codes for the protein MRRKAIVCVAVLAAAAAANAGAWEKTADLGLLFSQSSYSDEWAGSELGTMTWTFNADMVAARNMSASTNWKNTLKLKYGQTHQEKEADGGKAWARPLKSTDRVFLESLMRFGVEHPITPYAAFTVESQFHDGGNNLLAPALLTESSGVGRTLVKDERTELLTRVGFAARQRMAHGVKTVNDAGVEWVSDLSHTFSENLKAVSKLRVFQAVTSSASDDLAGLPGQDDWKGVDMAWETTFSAAVSKYIQATLFFEVLYDEEIVSKARYRELFGFGVTYKLF